From Mytilus edulis chromosome 8, xbMytEdul2.2, whole genome shotgun sequence, one genomic window encodes:
- the LOC139487101 gene encoding transcription intermediary factor 1-beta-like: protein MAQAAASTCEICIGGPGEHYCLQCNQLFCESCKLSHSRANICKNHTFLSGPKKSDALFCPEHEERCLSYCHDCDTPVCIVCYNWKHRHHLMKELAESIQELKYKLFEKIETKVATANFNLDKIAKDTKAYREKVKAVIKTITREGKYWKQLIDKKVEALIKLVQDKEQRETQNMTAYSEVYKGVAENCQTWQSNTKKMKTTADILLLNKLKQLKYDFDQIVVKQIPNAPDVSYRNKKTSDAEIDNLFGELQFLNCKVVLRQTDKEKRAK from the exons ATGGCCCAAGCTGCTGCATCAACATGTGAAATATGTATTGGAGGACCGGGTGAACACTATTGCCTTCAGTGCAATCAGTTATTTTGTGAAAGTTGCAAATTATCACATTCACGCGCAAATATTTGTAAAAACCACACGTTTTTAAGCGGACCTAAAAAGTCAGATGCACTTTTTTGTCCAGAACACGAAGAAAGATGTTTATCCTACTGCCATGATTGTGACACTCCTGTGTGTATAGTGTGCTATAATTGGAAACACCGTCACCATTTGATGAAAGAACTGGCTGAATCAATACAGGAACTTAAATATAAACTGTTTgagaaaattgaaacaaaagtaGCAACTGCCAACTTTAACCTGGACAAAATTGCGAAAGATACAAAAGCGTATCGTGAGAAGGTCAAAGCAGTCATCAAAACCATTACTAGAGAAGGTAAATACTGGAAGCAATTGATTGATAAGAAAGTAGAAGCTTTGATCAAGTTAGTTCAGGATAAGGAACAGAGAGAAACACAAAATATGACTGCATATAGCGAAGTATATAAGGGAGTTGCAGAAAACTGTCAAACATGGCAAAGTAACACcaagaaaatgaaaacaacagcAGACATTTTATTGTTAAACAAGCTGAAGCAACTTAAATATGATTTTGATCAAATAGTAGTAAAGCAGATTCCAAATGCTCCTGATGTGTCATACAGAAACAAAAAGACATCAGACGCAGAGATAGACAACCTTTTCGGGGAGTTACAATTTCT AAATTGTAAAGTAGTTCTTAGACAGACTGACAAAGAAAAAAGGGCTAAGtaa